The sequence GATGCCGCGCGCGGGCGCGCGCTGGTGCTGGCGCGCACGACCACCTGTATCCTCTGCCATTCCGGCCCGTTTCCGGAAACGCGGTTCCAGGGCGACCTCGCGCCTGATCTCAGCGGCGCCGGGAACCGGTGGTCGGCGAGCCAGTTGCGGCTTCGGCTGGTCGATGCAGCGCGTTTCAACCCCGACACTATCATGCCGTCCTATTATCGTAACGATGGCCTCGTCCGGGTCGGGCGCAATTTTGCCGGCAAGCCGATCTTGTCGGCTGCGGAGATCGAGGACATCGTGGCCTTTCTTGCAACGCTT is a genomic window of Bradyrhizobium sp. CB1717 containing:
- the soxX gene encoding sulfur oxidation c-type cytochrome SoxX; amino-acid sequence: MARSSVHIAALIATSLACSASADELVPYRIVGDGIPQSLTGAPGDAARGRALVLARTTTCILCHSGPFPETRFQGDLAPDLSGAGNRWSASQLRLRLVDAARFNPDTIMPSYYRNDGLVRVGRNFAGKPILSAAEIEDIVAFLATLRD